The window AAGCAAACTCACATGCAAATGTGATGCATGTAGAGAAGAAGACAAGGCGGGGAGCCAGAGTTTAGGCCGGCTTTCAAGTACCAGAAAAAGTGCTAATAATAGAACATTTTGTACTTTGAGATTTGCTGCATTATAGATTTGTATCATAAAAGGATATTTATATAGCATATCATgttctttttcatattttgagCATGAGCAAATTTTCATAAACACAATTATCGAAGTGTTAATTcaacaattcaataattcttgcCTAGTTATAACACTTATATTTCAACTCTTTAGAACTATAAAAGCTATCTACCAAAGTAGGTACAAATTGAATGTACACATTATATAACAACATTAATGTTAACCTGGGTCACCTTTTATCCATAAAATCAACTCATTTTTTCATTTAATCATTTAAGTCCaagctaattttaaataattcgtaaaataaattatttttaaatttcaactCCGAGTCATTTCAATTTCTGGTTTCCGTCGAGACAGTTGTGCAATAAGTGGTATAGTAGTGATAATAGAGTACCTGGGATAAGGCGAACCTTTGATTGGTTTCTGACCATACTTTCTCCAGGCCCAAGAATCAGGCGGCGGATACACATCCGCATCGAATGCCACTGTAACTACTCTTTTGCCACCGTTTCTACATTACACGCTTCATCAAATCAGAGAAACGACTATGTAATACTCTAACAGGATCATCGTAAACTCATTCGCGTACCTTTTTGTGGGCGGCAGGACGGTGGAAGTATCGTCGCCGGAGAGCGGGGATCCTGCGGCAGTTTCCGAGGTAGTGTCGGGATCATCTTGATCGTGGTGGAGGGATGAATTCGCGTACCTAGTATGCTTCCTCATGTTGTTGTAGTTGTAGAGATTTATCCGGAGATGTGTAGTAATCTGGGAATGAGTTGGAGAAACTAAAAGAAATGACGGGATGCACACAGAGACACGGTTACATAGGATGTAAGAAGGGGGGCCCTGTGAAGTTTAGCTGCCGGATAGGGGTTGTTGGGGGCTACTCATTATTCAGAATTTACACTATCTAGGCCATCACATGTCAATATGATAATTCGTTCATTACTCGGCacgtatattaatatttttttgataaattattttgatattttttaatacaaatttactaaccaaacttttataaaaaataaaaattcaaaaaaaaaattataaaactatattttatatgtgccttaaaatatgtgtataaaaaaagtttaataaaatgagagggacggatcGAGTAATACTCCGTTACGGTATTATGGACTGTGatacatgaaaaatcatgatttatgaatattattttttgaaattagtaCAGTATAGAAATTTATTTGAAGTATTGGTGAAtcttatatatttgattaaataatttaattatcaaatatttcGCATTATGATGACTGAGCCATAATACATGCTTTTATTGTTTGTGGGAAATCCACCTATCCAAGTAGCCGCctgaaatgataaataatcaaataactACTGTACTAGTTGTATTATAATCTGTCATACATCAATGGGCGGCCACGTTGCCCGGGCCTTCGGCATATTCGTTTCATTTTAATATTCATTAAGTTTCgacatgtttttatttttacccAAATAAACTGTTTGTCGTGTCATTAACTGGGATTAGGGTAATGTTTTCTGCATCCCCGCGTTTACAAAAATGACTGCTTTAAAGTAAACAGCGGTAATTTGTGATTAAGTTCTTGTTAGAACAAGATTGGTATTGTAAGCTGCTCAATAATGACGTGTTAACGCATCTGATTGGGAGGAGTATTTAAGAGAGTCAGCATCATTGCGTCAAATTTAGATATGAACGGATCACTACACGTAATCCAAGAGTTGACTAATCAATTTAAGAATGATATGAATCAATTTGGCCTGGTTGATAACATAATTGCAGATCAAGTTATAATCAAATCGTATCAACGCTAAatattttctccatcccacCTCGTCGGTAAAAAAATTGTGAGATTTGTCTTATTCTTAGTTTTACCTTTATTGACTTacatacttcctccgtcccattttatgtgacctcattttcttttgaaacgttccaaaaaaaaaaataacctataatacttactatttttgaacactacttttcactattacacccactacctctatattttatactctttttttattaaataaacactattacacccactactttccttcactatctcaaatctattattaaatattgataggtcccactactttacccacttttcaactacatttactaactttttcttaatctccgtgaaagtcaaaccagctcacataaaatgggacggagagagtagttTTTATGAATTACAAGACAATGACGTTAGAATTTGAGAAAAGCTTAATTGTATCAGTTCAGTTTCAAATTTTATAGccatttttaacttttttttcttaatcatcaaattgatcaaatcttaaataaaaatctgTGAAAATATAATTACCTTTCGAAAATAACATGTAAAATATTCACAGTGGTATATGTTGTCTTCGTCGGCAAAAGAAGGATTATCTGAATTCAAAATTACGTGTCAAATATTCAGCATAGTTCTCTCGTTTTTCACGCTCAATCTTCTTTGCTAACAGCCACACCACACACGCTAAGCTCACTGCTTTAAAATACTAGCCgtgttttttgaattttgggctatggaaaattttaaattataatattttttatatgacaatGTTAAGAGCATTTTTTTAGGAAGAGAAGTAAAGCTAGACAAAGTTGTATAAATTAAAATGGATTTCATATTGTGGTGTTTATAATAAGGCAGTAGAGACAAAgatgtataaatataattttagtgtATTAAGTTTCTTAAGAAAATGTAAAATGCTAGatgaataaaagtataataaCTCCAGATTCATCGTAATATATTTTTCGAAATATAAGATTTGCTACTAAATGAGAACGGATATACTTTTTCCTCCTTTCAAAACCAtgaaaagataaaacttttagattaaattaaaaaaaaaacatagatAACAAACAAAAACTTACACATGAATCATtgtactaattttaaaaaacagtgACAAAATTGTCTTCATATAAGGTCAAGGTTGTTAAATGTGAACCATTGATTTACTGTAGTCAGCTACATTTCAATACCCGCAAAAAGTATttcatttgttttatttttgctaCATGGATTATCTCTCGATTTTAACTTTTGTCaacttaaataaaaaatcaaaacttctATAACGTGTAAACAATTtgtttaaccatcttgcattgTGCGaaacataataatattataaatcgtAACAAGTGGTCGTGAGCAAAAATAAAAGTCGTTTACTTAGAGTTGCGTGGCCACCATCAATAATGATCAAACCCGCTAACTTAAAATTGACATCAGCAATTATATTCCCCAAATACCCTTAtcagttttattattaaaatgatgATGATAAAGCAGACGTCACACGTAATTTGAAAGATAAACAATTTGAGTATTATTTGACAAAGTTCCGACTACTTGTTCAAAAGAATATCTCAAGGGTAGTGGTGTAAAAGTACAAGTGATAAACTATACTCCTGGTGGCCTAGTGGGACCACTTACTTGACAAGTAGGCTGAGTTAGATGGGATTTATATATTGATTCTTGAATAGTATGCATCGACGTAGACCTCTGACTCCACCCAAGTTAAGTTCATACTCTCATCGAGCATCCGAAAAGCGAACATTCGAGATGCCTAAAATGCAATAACCTTTTTACAATTGTACCCTTTTGTGACTCATATATTACTACTACTACCACATTCACACGGAAGGTTTGACTAGTTGACTCTTTATGcatgaaacaaaataaaattatgtgcTTCATCATAAGATAATCTTCACCTTTTCCCGCTcactgaaaaaaataaaatctttacCATCTTCCAAAAATAAgtgtagaaaatatatatatttacgaACTATTTTCTAGGAATAAATAATCACTAGCATTTCTTGCTCAATATTAATTTCTTGTTTACTATTAAATCAGATAGGTCAAATTTGCATGTAtgacataaaaaaatttatctaacTTTCTGTAATAAtccataaataatattagtAGACCATTTATTGAATAATACGTAGAAATTAGCATTGCATATGAAGAGATTGTTTGACTTGATGAAAATAAGTGATTgtaacttataagtgataaataaaaattaatctataattaatatgtttagataattttttttattaaatgaaattttaaaaataaaaatgagtcattaaaaaaatttaattttagtttaagtAATTCTCACTTAGTATTAAGAATGGCGAgttaacttttattaaaaaaatggagAGTTAACTTACAAATCCTTTGGGATCAGGACCACCTAATTTACTCGGACAAGAAGAGTAAGAAAAACGTGTTGATTACTTGATAGTTACTGCTTTCCCTAACACAATCACTCCCATCTTAAATGATAAGCCAGTCCACGTAATAAATCCATGATTTAAGGGGTAAAACCGTAATGCTGGACTATATAAACAAGACCGAacacaaacactcatcttgccCACCACTCACAACATTCCAAATCTCATCtcaatatcattaaaaaatGGCCGCTGAGGAATCACTCATCCATCTTCTCCACCTCTTCGATTCTCTCTGGTTCGAGAACCATATTCTCCACAACAATTCAAATTCACAACTCGATTCTAAATTAGAAGACGAGAATGAGTTGCCAAAGTTAGCTAGAATCTCGATTGATCAAGATTTCgaggccaagaaaattctgataaaTACATCACAAGAAAGCCTGAGCAGCGGAGACTCGGAGAATCTCCTCTCTCCCAACTCGGTTCTCATGAGGTCTCCCGCAAAGCTCGAGAACATTCTTTCGAAAAAAGAATCACCGGAGcagaaaaaacaaaacaagaaagtgaagaaaaaaataaatgaaaaaaataagaaaaaaggaAAGCTGATGAGCAGCAAGAGCTTATCGGAGCTGGAGTTCGAGGAGGTCAAAGGGTTTATGGATTTAGGGTTTGTGTTTTCCGAAGGAGACAAGAACTCAAGCCTCGTCAAGATTATTCCCGGCTTACAAAGATTCGGCGAAGTcgataaagaaaaagaagaaaaagaaaatggtTCGAAAAAAATTAACGGAGGTGATAAATCTTTGATAAGGCGGCCGTATTTGTCACAAGCGTGGGAGATTATGGAGTACAGAAGGAGAAAAGAGCCTGCGGAGAAGCTCAAGTGGAAGATCAATGCAGCAGTGCTTGATAATGAAATGGACATGAAGAATCACTTGAAGTTTTGGGCTCAGTCAGTGGCTTCTGCTGTCAAGTAGATTCGATTTTTTCGCCgtttgatttgtttttcgaAGAAATTCAGACATCCGGTGTTAGTATTTGACTTCGAAATTTTTGTTACCATGGGTATCATCAATGTAGGTTACCAGTTCTGATGTATATATGGTAAAGACAATGAATAAATCTTTcattaatttgtaaatttgatGCTTGAAATCATAAATTAGTGATCTGATTTTCCGTTATAATTTCATTATACCTTGTTGCTTCTGTTAAAAGAAGGGAAGTGTTAAATTTACTCTTCAATTAGAAAAGTGCTAGTATCCGAAACagtgttttcaatttttttcataaatctaGTAGACAATGTGTAAAATTGGTTTCTATGAAAAATTATCATGTCCGGTTCCTtctaataataacaataacaataataattagggGAATGAGAATGAGAATCCTATATTCACATTAATGGTAAGTAAAATTAGTGTTTGTCATCATTCTTTTGAATTTGGAAATAAATATGACAAATTGTTTGGAAAGCTTGAGATTGATATGTACAGGCTGTATCTATGATGTAAAGCACATATCTAcgcaaccaaaattagttgacgAGTAGTTGATGATGAAGAATGAAGAGGAAGCTATGCGTGGCAGGCGCGGTTCCAGCGCGAATGAGTAGTTGCCAGGTCAAATCACTGTAATAAAATCTTGGCCTGGTGAGCTGTCACTACTTAATATTTGTCAATTGCCATGTGACATGCATGATTGTCGAAGCTGTTCATTTTGTCAAATTATTGTGCCAATTATTGACAATATTAcaaatactatattattaaagaaatGACACTGGC of the Daucus carota subsp. sativus chromosome 4, DH1 v3.0, whole genome shotgun sequence genome contains:
- the LOC108217474 gene encoding uncharacterized protein LOC108217474, whose amino-acid sequence is MAAEESLIHLLHLFDSLWFENHILHNNSNSQLDSKLEDENELPKLARISIDQDFEAKKILINTSQESLSSGDSENLLSPNSVLMRSPAKLENILSKKESPEQKKQNKKVKKKINEKNKKKGKLMSSKSLSELEFEEVKGFMDLGFVFSEGDKNSSLVKIIPGLQRFGEVDKEKEEKENGSKKINGGDKSLIRRPYLSQAWEIMEYRRRKEPAEKLKWKINAAVLDNEMDMKNHLKFWAQSVASAVK